ACAGATCAGATATACTGGAACAGCATGACTACCAATACTGACATCATGAACCGGAATGAAACCCGGCCAGATGTAACTGAAACTGAATCTCATAGATCAattccattaaaaaataaatccacagaTCCTGATGTTGAATGGTTTAAGTGGTTTCGCTTCCATTTAAGTAACCATCTCTGTCATGTtggtacagtatgtgtgtcatgccttttgtttcttctctgtGTCAATCTGTTCCAGGTGGCAACGAAGCTTCATCTTCTAAGAAGCCACGCAGTAGAGGCCTTCTCAACAGTTTCTTCTGCTGTCTATGTCGCAAGGAATCAGAGGCACCTCCACTGAAAAACAATGCCCCCCTCTTGGTAGAAGAAAATGGGACTCTGTCAAAAGTAAGTTTTTCCCGAGTGCATTTATAGCACATTCCATATAACCCCTGGCTTAGATTCATATCCTTCCTCTGGACCTTTGTTACATTTCAAACCCttacctctctttcttttctacACTGTGCTCTGTCACATAAAGGTGAAACTGCAAACAAATTCCTCTGTTAACAtccccctcccttcctttgATTCTCTCACCGCTATTGAGCAGCATGGGGTCAAATTGATTGGTAGCCATGTGAAACGTGTTTTCTTGGCTGAAAGCTTTCCTTGTGTACAGGAGCTTCACTTCTTGGCAGGTAAGTAGTGTGGCAGTGTTGAAAAGCACCCCGTGTTCAGACATCTGTCAAAATAACTGGATGACACAAAACGGAAACAAATGGTGGAAATATTAGATGTGACTGGAAGATCTCTGCATCGCAATGAATTGGCTACTGTAGATGTGTCACAAGCAAGGCAGATTCCACTTATCATCAGGAGTGATGAAGAGCTTGTGTCAGTCTCTTGACCTCGTGGATTCGTATTGGTTTAATTATAGAGACTATAAATAATCAACTTATTAAATTCTCTTCATgcaaaagcttttttaaatttgcatcATGTGAATCATTAGGATGTTTACGCATGCTAAGACGACTAGAAGGCCTCCATCCGGGATTGACCACTATCACATTACTTTACATTTGTTGGACAATTGACAATACTCCCTGTGGAATTACTGATGATATTCTTGGAAAACAGCATGACTTTTGGTAGTTATGGTCTGAGGATCAAGTGGTCAAGGCATTTTCAGGTGTCAGATTAATGCCTTATTCAGCTTTTTATAGAGATTTGATATTCCAGAAGTTATTTGTCACGTCTTTCCAAGTCcccaaaataaatgtcttgGTCTCTGGCAAAGGGGAGGGTCGAGTCAAGTGCTAGGCTCAGTTTTGGTTGTGACAAGCTGTCATATCAACGTGCATGCTGCTCCTGTTGCTGTTACTCTCTCTGATGGCTCAGTGACTCCCCCCACCAGCACTGTGCATATCCAGTCTGAATGGACCCTCCAGTTACCTGCCTGTCATTTGGATTTAGATTCGGCATTACCAGGAACCAATGCATGGAGTAAAAACTTTGGACTAACACAATCCAGATTGAGAAATCATTTTTCCTGATGTATTTGGAAAACTCCGAGCAAAGTAAGGTCCCCGGGGAGGGGGAGCCTTCTACTCGGGCCATGATTGCGGAACAATGCCAGGTTCCAAAATTAACAGAGGCTGCAGATTTAACCAGCGCCTCAAAGGGAACTGCTGAACTTGGCACAGAGGTCCTTGTGGAATATACTGAGCAGACTGTTATCAGCAAAGAAATTGACCCTTCTATCCTTTGCTTAGAACATTGCAACATGGATAGAGATGAGACTGAATCCTATTGCAACGGACACTCTGAAGGCTTTGAGCAATACCCAGACCGATTTTTTGAATCCGACCAGGTCCTCAACCAGTGTGAGACTTCGGGGTTAAGCCAATCATTTGACGACTTTGAGTGTTTTAAACCTCTCAAGTCCTCTGAGCACTGTGATAATCATAGCTTAGCTTCCAAGTGTACTTCTTGCTGTGAACACTGTGCAGAACACCTCCAATTATTTCAGCAATGCAAGCCCTCTGACCAACAGTTGGAGGCTTTTGACTTTGAGCCAGATAAATTGGCAACGGACTGTGACAGTTTGGAGCAGTGTGAAATGTCTGATTTCATACCTGAATGCACAGAACACCTGGAGTTCCTTCAACAATACGAGCCCTCAGATCAGCAGAGTGAGTGCTTTGACTCGGAGCCAGACACATCAGCAGAGGATTCTGAGAAATGTGAGATGACTGTTGATTTGACACCTGACATCTCTGACTCCGTAGACTTATTGGACTGTGGCACAGAACTTTGTGAGAACAATGAATGCACAAAcgatgaggatgaggagaggTGTCTACCTAAACAAGACGACGAGCAATATGAAACGGAGACTAATGATGATGAGTCCTCCACATTATCAGAGGATTCAAATTCCTCTGATAATGACACACCAGCAGATGcttattttaatgattttgaaaatgttggcCTTGCAAGCGAATGTTGTGAGGTTCAACAGCTCACTGAAGACAACTCTCTCCAGGACTCTGCACTAGACATGTCCACAGATCACTCTGAAATGTGTGACACGGATTACTCTGAAACAAATCAACAATGTGCTTCATCAACGCAGTGTACAGATCAGTTTGGCACCGAAGATGATTCTTCAGATTGCTCTTCTATTGGAACCAAATCCTTTAAGACTTGTCCGGATAGCAGCATTCCATTAAATCAATGCTCTGATTTATCTGAGGAATCCGAAAAAGAAGCTCAGGAAGATGATGGAGATTATGAAGACGAAGGAAGTGATGAACAAACACTGTGGGAATCCTTTGAAGATGAGGAAGAAATGGAGCagataaatattaatgaaattaATGAAGATAATAAGAAAACACCCACTGCTGATATCGTTATTGAGGACTACTTCGACTTGTTTGACAGTGGCGACTATTACGGAAACGTGTTTGCAAAAAAGCAACGATACATCTCGTGCTTTGATGGCGGAGATATCCACGACCGCCTCCACTTTGAAGAAGTGACATCTGAGGCACAGACACCTgccaaaaagaaatacagatcTAAAGAAATCAAGGAGGAAATGAATGTCCAGGAAACTGATACGTGTTTTGATGCTTCTGACGAACAAGAATATGATGATAGCTCTGAGGAAGATGCAAATCAGAGAGATGACGCGTCTTCTGGGTCAGAGGAACAACCAGAATACTGGAGtgtagaatcagaatcaagtttagCAGGGGATGAAAATGACGAAAATAAATtggaagatgatgatgatctTTATGCAGAGAACAATGAAGACGAAGAGTATGATGAGAATCTCTGTAATAATGATGAAACTGAGGTCTGCTTGCTCTCTGGTAATGAGGATAATATGAGTGCGCCATGTTCAGAGGACATCTCTGTGGAAGGTGATGCTTATGAAGATGAAGCCTCTGTTGCTCAAAATAAGGAATGTCCTTATACCGTTGGACATTTACAGACAGTAATGGTTACAGAGCCTGAGGAAATTCTTATGGCATGTTCAGAAATGGAACCATATTGGTCACTCGTAAAtcaggaggaaaatgaagaaatgtttgAGTCAGGTATTGAGGATTATTACGCATTTCAGATTTATAGCATACAGACATCTGTTAATCAAGCCCTAAATGGATTTATTATGGAATCGTTTGATCAAATCCATGGGTATGCTTCATGGATTGAAGGAGATGCGCTTTTGTCCCTGAAAGAGGCTGAGTTACGAGTAAACCCTGGGGAGCTCAAAGCAGTCGGTCTTGTAATTACTGAAGTTATTGAACTGAGTGAGGATTTAGCAAACTGCTGTGTTGTTGAAAAAACATCTGATGAACTCTCCTCAGAATCAGGCGAGGACTGTGGATACAATGAGATTTCAAGAGTAATCCAACCTACTTTAGATATTATTCACAGTGTTTCACGACTTGTGAGAAAGGATGACACGCAGGTGAGAAGGACTGAGGAAAATGAGGCCTCCGAAGAAAGCACGGATTTAGAAGAGGAGCAGAGTGACGATGAATCCTCTGAGCCTTGTGAATGCGAGTACTGCATTCCACCAATAGAGGAGGTATAATACGTATTTGCACCTATGCTGTGAATTGTTGGAGTGAGTTCTGAGAGCTGTGGGAGGAACTTAAAATGATCCCAAATATGTCTGTCAATTCTGCAGGTTTATTTTTGAATCATTAACTGTGGCAGGGAATAAGTTACAGGAGATCTTAGCTTAGCAAACTGTGTGGTATCTGTGTCAAACTCCATTATCCTCGCATGGGCATTCACTCTACACGGACAGACACATGCATCAGTGTTACAGACAGCCTGTTTAGTTGCGCCAGCTTGTTTTTAGCATCAACAAACACCGATCTCTGACCACATGTTGAGGGACAAGTCACACTGATGATATTTACATGCTCCATCAATGCGGCAGCAGCTGTAGCATCCAAGGTTTCTTGTAAcccctcacacaaacaccacaacacaaATCAGTCTCAAGtgacaagaaaaa
This genomic stretch from Eleginops maclovinus isolate JMC-PN-2008 ecotype Puerto Natales chromosome 7, JC_Emac_rtc_rv5, whole genome shotgun sequence harbors:
- the LOC134867064 gene encoding tanabin-like isoform X1, whose protein sequence is MYLENSEQSKVPGEGEPSTRAMIAEQCQVPKLTEAADLTSASKGTAELGTEVLVEYTEQTVISKEIDPSILCLEHCNMDRDETESYCNGHSEGFEQYPDRFFESDQVLNQCETSGLSQSFDDFECFKPLKSSEHCDNHSLASKCTSCCEHCAEHLQLFQQCKPSDQQLEAFDFEPDKLATDCDSLEQCEMSDFIPECTEHLEFLQQYEPSDQQSECFDSEPDTSAEDSEKCEMTVDLTPDISDSVDLLDCGTELCENNECTNDEDEERCLPKQDDEQYETETNDDESSTLSEDSNSSDNDTPADAYFNDFENVGLASECCEVQQLTEDNSLQDSALDMSTDHSEMCDTDYSETNQQCASSTQCTDQFGTEDDSSDCSSIGTKSFKTCPDSSIPLNQCSDLSEESEKEAQEDDGDYEDEGSDEQTLWESFEDEEEMEQININEINEDNKKTPTADIVIEDYFDLFDSGDYYGNVFAKKQRYISCFDGGDIHDRLHFEEVTSEAQTPAKKKYRSKEIKEEMNVQETDTCFDASDEQEYDDSSEEDANQRDDASSGSEEQPEYWSVESESSLAGDENDENKLEDDDDLYAENNEDEEYDENLCNNDETEVCLLSGNEDNMSAPCSEDISVEGDAYEDEASVAQNKECPYTVGHLQTVMVTEPEEILMACSEMEPYWSLVNQEENEEMFESGIEDYYAFQIYSIQTSVNQALNGFIMESFDQIHGYASWIEGDALLSLKEAELRVNPGELKAVGLVITEVIELSEDLANCCVVEKTSDELSSESGEDCGYNEISRVIQPTLDIIHSVSRLVRKDDTQVRRTEENEASEESTDLEEEQSDDESSEPCECEYCIPPIEEVPAQPLLPRMQLNDAGKICVVIDLDETLVHSSFKPVNNADFIIPVEIDGTVHQVYVLKRPHVDEFLKRMGELFECVLFTASLSKYADPVSDLLDKWGAFRYRLFRESCVFHKGNYVKDLSRIGRDLNKVIIIDNSPASYVFHPDNAVPVASWFDDMSDTELLDLIPFFERLSKVEDVYEVLQQQSASS